A window from Cellulomonas sp. C5510 encodes these proteins:
- a CDS encoding DUF3892 domain-containing protein: MSIRITHIRLSDGVRDHEHITDVQWTSLEDNDHGVSPRAAVVKWIDTEGGHAYVGQGPSSVRVTTVHPAFGAAHLRTWADGAWTDNLLELQEF, translated from the coding sequence ATGAGCATCCGCATCACCCACATCCGCCTGTCCGACGGGGTCCGGGACCACGAGCACATCACCGATGTGCAGTGGACCAGCCTGGAGGACAACGACCACGGCGTGAGCCCCCGCGCCGCGGTCGTGAAGTGGATCGACACCGAGGGCGGCCACGCCTACGTCGGGCAGGGCCCCTCCTCGGTGCGCGTCACGACCGTGCACCCGGCCTTCGGGGCCGCGCACCTGCGGACGTGGGCGGACGGCGCGTGGACGGACAACCTGCTGGAGCTCCAGGAGTTCTGA
- a CDS encoding ABC transporter permease produces the protein MTSTETAAPSSAERPAADRRTEDRPPFGQMLRQLAARQYLVGVLVVLCIAVGAARPSFWGTGNLSNILFQASFVGLAACGMTLLIAAGLLDLSVGGVIAVASIAVATVLPHTTIGAAVLLALVIGAVLGTVNGLLVTYVRIPPFIATLGTLYLFLGAAFIWTSGKVVPVTSANYRAATTGTVGWLPVPFLVFVGLAVVTFLVLQRTYVGRTLRAFGSNERAAVLAGLPVNRTKVAVFALAGACFALAGVFMTGRLSSAEGNMAMGFEMDVIAAVVVGGTALRGGRATTTGTVTGALLFAVLANALNLLGVASYWQYVLTGTVLVAAIAVGARRASAAEVRGAG, from the coding sequence GTGACCAGCACCGAGACCGCAGCGCCGTCCTCGGCGGAGCGCCCCGCCGCCGACCGCCGGACGGAGGACCGGCCGCCCTTCGGCCAGATGCTGCGCCAGCTCGCCGCACGGCAGTACCTCGTGGGCGTCCTGGTGGTGCTCTGCATCGCCGTGGGTGCCGCCCGACCGTCGTTCTGGGGGACCGGGAACCTGTCGAACATCCTGTTCCAGGCCTCCTTCGTCGGCCTCGCCGCGTGCGGGATGACGCTGCTCATCGCCGCCGGTCTGCTGGACCTGTCGGTCGGCGGGGTGATCGCCGTGGCGTCCATCGCCGTGGCGACCGTGCTGCCGCACACCACGATCGGCGCGGCCGTGCTGCTCGCGCTCGTCATCGGGGCGGTTCTCGGGACGGTCAACGGGCTGCTCGTGACGTACGTGCGCATCCCGCCGTTCATCGCGACGCTCGGCACGCTGTACCTGTTCCTCGGAGCGGCGTTCATCTGGACCTCCGGGAAGGTCGTCCCGGTCACGTCGGCGAACTACCGGGCGGCCACGACGGGGACGGTCGGCTGGTTGCCGGTGCCCTTCCTCGTGTTCGTGGGACTGGCCGTCGTCACGTTCCTCGTGCTGCAGCGGACGTACGTCGGCCGGACGCTGCGGGCCTTCGGCTCCAACGAGCGTGCAGCCGTGCTGGCTGGGCTGCCGGTCAACCGGACGAAGGTGGCGGTGTTCGCGCTGGCCGGGGCGTGCTTCGCGCTGGCCGGGGTGTTCATGACCGGCCGGCTCTCGTCGGCCGAGGGCAACATGGCCATGGGCTTCGAGATGGACGTGATCGCCGCCGTGGTCGTCGGCGGCACCGCGCTGCGTGGCGGGCGCGCCACGACGACCGGGACCGTGACCGGAGCGCTGCTGTTCGCGGTGCTCGCCAATGCCCTGAACCTGCTCGGGGTCGCCTCCTACTGGCAGTACGTCCTCACGGGGACGGTGCTCGTGGCGGCGATCGCGGTCGGTGCCCGACGGGCGTCCGCCGCCGAGGTGCGGGGCGCGGGCTGA
- a CDS encoding DUF4432 family protein, giving the protein MGFGADSVRAADDVRRLVGAPDQLVQVDRLVRDEGPGRGAPVLVVRNPGGISVEVLLDRALDLGWADALGIPLAWRSARGPVVSGRHEPLGAGWTRTFGGGLLTTCGLASTGAAGTVGGVHHGLHGRIGHVPAENVRWALVDGADGPAVEITGDVVEAALGQPTLRLRRRIVLSTATPELRVEDVVTNDAFVDAGHMFRHHLNLGYPVVGPGTVVTATADPFAERDRPGVAARPFPWRLDVAPGAAPERVLYCRPHPGPTATVTVTAPTGQVVEVEQDTDAWPLLVLWRDPSAGVNVLGVEPSTSRDGGRAQAEADGELLVLRPGESRTYCTTVRLVRGPSATD; this is encoded by the coding sequence ATGGGGTTCGGCGCGGACTCCGTCCGTGCGGCGGACGACGTCCGGCGCCTCGTGGGAGCGCCGGACCAGCTCGTGCAGGTCGATCGGCTCGTCCGCGACGAGGGTCCCGGCCGGGGCGCCCCGGTGCTCGTCGTCCGGAACCCGGGCGGCATCTCGGTCGAGGTGCTGCTCGACCGGGCGCTGGACCTCGGATGGGCGGATGCCCTCGGGATCCCCCTGGCCTGGCGGTCGGCGCGCGGCCCCGTGGTCTCCGGACGCCACGAGCCGCTCGGTGCGGGCTGGACGCGCACGTTCGGCGGTGGGCTGCTCACCACGTGCGGGCTCGCCTCCACCGGCGCCGCCGGTACGGTCGGCGGTGTCCACCACGGCCTGCACGGCCGCATCGGCCACGTCCCCGCGGAGAACGTGAGGTGGGCGTTGGTCGACGGCGCGGACGGGCCGGCGGTGGAGATCACCGGGGACGTCGTCGAGGCCGCCCTGGGGCAGCCGACGCTCCGGCTCCGGCGCCGGATCGTGCTCAGCACCGCGACGCCGGAGCTCCGGGTCGAGGACGTCGTCACGAACGACGCCTTCGTGGACGCGGGGCACATGTTCCGGCACCACCTCAACCTGGGTTACCCGGTCGTGGGGCCGGGCACGGTCGTGACGGCGACCGCGGACCCGTTCGCGGAACGTGACCGGCCCGGCGTGGCCGCCCGACCGTTCCCGTGGCGGCTCGACGTCGCGCCCGGTGCCGCGCCCGAGCGCGTGCTCTACTGCCGCCCGCACCCCGGCCCGACCGCGACCGTCACGGTCACGGCCCCGACCGGTCAGGTCGTCGAGGTCGAGCAGGACACGGACGCGTGGCCGCTGCTCGTGCTGTGGCGGGACCCGAGCGCGGGGGTGAACGTGCTCGGGGTGGAACCCTCGACCTCCCGCGACGGCGGGCGGGCGCAGGCGGAGGCGGACGGGGAGCTGCTGGTGCTCCGGCCGGGGGAGAGCCGGACGTACTGCACGACCGTGCGGCTCGTCCGGGGACCGTCGGCCACGGACTGA